One region of Olleya sp. Hel_I_94 genomic DNA includes:
- a CDS encoding M1 family metallopeptidase, giving the protein MRYFLVLFITFLCLSAKAQQTEFVDFISINAEVSFEKDNTVKGKAKYIYKVLKPFDSLFIDAVNMEIINFYDDHYDLDFEYNGKQIVYKPAFKANTYHELNIEYIVKPKRALYFTEKEDSNQIWTQGQGKYTSHWLPSIDDMNDKIEFDLSITYHKDYQVIANGLLVEKKVNDSTITWHYDMQKPMSSYLVALAIGKYDKQVIASKSGIPIELYYYPEDSLKVEPTYRYTKQMFDFLEYELGVSYPWQNYKQVPVKDFLYSGMENTSCTIFSDDFMIDDISFVDKNYVNVNAHELAHQWFGDLVTETSGMHHWLQEGFATYYALLAERDVFGDDYYYWRLYEYTEELMEQQKAGEGTMLLDPKSSSTTFYKKGAWVLHMLREQVGEKAFKKAVKSYLNTYAFKNVETKNFIVEVEKASGQDLTDFVGLWLKSKLLPYDVMIEELKSDSDAVNGYLQIDCEAYSSKCSDYLTSYLFDNTKIKVVSQMPNKIQAKDFENSVKVRQAIAQHVREIPLALQSEYESLLQDKSYTTIEAALYNLWANFPRKRNLYLDQTKKVYGFNNYNVRVLWLALAIATPDYEPNNTEAFYNELVQYTDSKNSFTLRQNAFDTLASLGLFNEKALVNLKEASKHYNWRFKSFAKQLLELLSENEKYKSIISNLQDNQKQ; this is encoded by the coding sequence ATGAGATACTTCTTAGTACTATTTATTACGTTTTTATGTCTTTCCGCGAAAGCACAACAAACTGAATTTGTTGATTTTATATCTATTAATGCTGAGGTCAGTTTTGAAAAAGATAATACGGTTAAAGGGAAAGCTAAGTATATTTATAAAGTTTTGAAGCCTTTTGATTCTTTATTTATTGACGCTGTAAATATGGAAATCATTAATTTTTATGATGATCATTATGATCTTGATTTTGAGTATAACGGAAAACAAATTGTATATAAACCAGCTTTTAAAGCTAATACGTATCACGAGTTAAATATCGAGTACATAGTAAAGCCTAAAAGAGCACTTTACTTTACAGAAAAGGAAGATTCAAATCAAATCTGGACGCAAGGTCAAGGTAAATATACTAGTCATTGGCTACCAAGTATTGATGATATGAATGATAAAATTGAATTTGATTTATCAATCACTTATCATAAGGATTATCAGGTTATTGCTAATGGTTTGTTGGTTGAAAAAAAAGTCAACGATTCAACTATTACTTGGCATTATGACATGCAAAAACCTATGTCAAGTTATCTTGTTGCATTGGCAATAGGGAAATATGATAAACAGGTTATCGCATCTAAAAGCGGAATTCCAATCGAATTATATTACTATCCTGAAGATTCGCTAAAAGTGGAACCTACCTACCGTTACACAAAACAAATGTTTGACTTTTTAGAATACGAACTTGGTGTGTCTTATCCTTGGCAAAATTATAAACAAGTACCAGTTAAAGACTTTTTGTATTCTGGTATGGAAAATACCAGTTGTACCATTTTTAGTGATGACTTTATGATTGATGACATTAGTTTTGTGGATAAAAATTACGTTAATGTTAATGCACATGAGCTAGCACATCAATGGTTTGGAGATTTAGTAACAGAAACCTCTGGAATGCACCATTGGTTACAAGAAGGATTTGCGACGTATTACGCGCTTTTAGCAGAGCGTGATGTGTTTGGAGATGATTATTACTATTGGCGACTTTATGAGTACACAGAGGAGTTAATGGAGCAGCAAAAAGCAGGAGAAGGCACGATGTTATTGGATCCAAAATCCAGTAGCACGACGTTTTATAAAAAAGGTGCGTGGGTTTTACATATGTTACGTGAGCAAGTTGGTGAAAAGGCATTTAAAAAAGCTGTTAAAAGTTATTTGAATACGTATGCTTTTAAAAATGTGGAGACTAAAAATTTTATTGTTGAAGTTGAAAAAGCTTCGGGACAGGATTTGACAGACTTTGTTGGTCTTTGGTTAAAGTCAAAGCTATTGCCATATGATGTTATGATTGAGGAATTAAAATCGGATTCGGATGCTGTAAATGGGTATTTGCAAATTGATTGTGAGGCGTATTCTTCTAAGTGTTCGGACTATTTAACATCTTATTTATTTGATAACACTAAGATTAAAGTGGTTAGTCAAATGCCAAATAAGATTCAGGCTAAGGATTTTGAAAATTCGGTAAAAGTAAGGCAAGCTATTGCGCAACATGTTCGCGAAATTCCGTTGGCATTACAATCGGAATACGAATCTTTGTTACAAGATAAATCCTATACAACTATTGAAGCTGCACTGTATAACCTCTGGGCTAATTTTCCGCGAAAGCGAAACCTGTATTTAGACCAAACTAAAAAGGTATACGGTTTTAATAATTATAATGTTAGAGTATTATGGTTAGCGCTAGCTATTGCCACTCCTGATTATGAGCCTAATAATACTGAAGCTTTTTATAATGAATTAGTGCAATACACAGATTCTAAAAACAGTTTTACATTAAGGCAAAACGCATTTGATACTTTGGCTAGTTTAGGTTTGTTTAATGAAAAAGCTTTGGTTAATTTAAAAGAGGCTTCAAAACATTATAA
- the recG gene encoding ATP-dependent DNA helicase RecG, translated as MSTNLQTPIDYLKGVGPNRADLLRKELGIHTYQDLINLFPNRYLDRTKYYKINQLLPNAAEVQIVGKIVKFEEIAQKRGKRLVATFKDETGTMELVWFRGQKWIKEGLKLNATYVIFGKTNLFANKYNMPHPDIELLSEHEANLRSAMQAIYPSTEKLANRGISNRVMTKIMQNLFLETKGRFVETLSEKLLSENKLISKSEALLNVHFPKDQNALSKAEFRLKFEELFYIQLQLILKNLIHKTKIKGFPFTTVGTQFNTFFKNHLPFELTNAQKRVLKEIRSDLGSNAQMNRLLQGDVGSGKTIVALMSMLIALDNGFQACLMAPTEILSVQHYNGLIELCNELEISIKLLTGSSKTSERREIHKMLENGELDILIGTHAVLEDKVKFKNLGLAIIDEQHRFGVKQRAKLWKKNTLPPHVLVMTATPIPRTLAMSVYGDLDISIIDELPPGRQPIKTVHRYDSNRLKVFRFIRDEIAKKRQVYIVYPLIQENAQMDYKDLMDGYESLTRDFPMPEYQISIVHGKMKPADKEFEMQRFVKGETQIMVATTVIEVGVNVPNASVMIIESAERFGLSQLHQLRGRVGRGAEQSYCILMTSHKLSENSKTRIQTMTSTNDGFEIAEVDLRLRGPGDIMGTQQSGILNLRIADIVKDNDILQHARYWAKDLLTKDPSLSSPENAIILETYRQMSKYKNIWNYIS; from the coding sequence ATGAGTACTAACTTACAAACTCCTATAGATTACCTAAAAGGCGTCGGACCAAATCGTGCAGATTTGTTGCGCAAGGAGTTGGGTATTCACACCTATCAAGATTTAATAAATCTGTTTCCAAACAGATATTTAGATCGTACAAAATATTACAAAATCAACCAATTATTACCAAATGCAGCAGAGGTGCAAATTGTTGGAAAAATTGTAAAATTTGAAGAGATTGCCCAGAAAAGAGGCAAGCGATTAGTAGCCACTTTTAAGGACGAAACTGGCACTATGGAATTGGTCTGGTTTAGAGGTCAAAAATGGATTAAAGAAGGTTTAAAATTAAATGCAACTTACGTCATTTTTGGAAAAACAAACCTGTTTGCAAACAAGTATAATATGCCTCATCCTGACATAGAATTATTGTCGGAACACGAAGCCAATTTACGAAGTGCAATGCAAGCTATTTACCCTTCAACTGAGAAGTTAGCAAACCGAGGAATTAGCAATCGCGTGATGACAAAAATCATGCAAAATTTGTTCCTTGAAACCAAGGGTAGATTTGTTGAAACTTTGTCCGAAAAACTGCTCTCAGAAAACAAATTAATTTCTAAATCTGAAGCCCTTTTAAATGTTCATTTTCCGAAGGATCAAAACGCACTTTCTAAAGCCGAATTTAGACTAAAATTTGAAGAGTTATTTTACATACAATTACAATTAATTCTCAAAAATTTAATTCATAAAACTAAAATAAAAGGGTTTCCATTTACAACCGTCGGAACACAATTTAATACGTTTTTCAAAAACCATTTACCGTTTGAATTAACCAATGCACAAAAACGAGTACTTAAAGAAATTAGGTCAGATTTAGGTAGCAATGCCCAAATGAATCGTCTTTTACAAGGTGATGTTGGCTCTGGAAAAACAATAGTTGCGTTAATGTCAATGTTAATAGCACTTGACAACGGTTTTCAAGCTTGCTTAATGGCACCTACTGAAATTTTGTCAGTACAGCACTATAATGGATTAATTGAACTATGCAACGAATTAGAAATCAGCATTAAACTACTTACAGGTTCAAGTAAAACTTCAGAACGAAGAGAAATACATAAAATGTTAGAAAATGGCGAATTAGACATACTAATTGGCACACATGCAGTTTTGGAAGACAAGGTTAAATTTAAAAATTTAGGACTTGCAATTATTGACGAGCAACACCGTTTTGGAGTTAAGCAACGTGCAAAGCTTTGGAAAAAAAACACCCTTCCTCCTCACGTTTTGGTCATGACCGCAACTCCAATCCCTAGGACTTTGGCGATGTCAGTTTATGGTGATTTAGACATCTCCATAATTGACGAATTACCTCCTGGAAGACAACCCATAAAAACAGTCCATAGATACGACTCAAATCGCCTAAAAGTTTTCCGTTTTATTCGTGACGAAATTGCTAAAAAAAGACAGGTCTATATCGTCTATCCTTTGATCCAAGAAAACGCCCAAATGGACTACAAAGATTTGATGGATGGATACGAAAGTTTGACGCGAGATTTCCCGATGCCAGAGTATCAAATTTCCATCGTTCATGGCAAAATGAAACCTGCAGATAAGGAGTTTGAAATGCAACGTTTTGTTAAAGGAGAAACACAAATTATGGTCGCAACTACCGTTATAGAAGTTGGTGTAAATGTACCCAATGCTTCGGTCATGATAATTGAAAGTGCAGAGCGTTTTGGACTGTCACAATTACACCAATTAAGAGGTCGTGTTGGACGAGGTGCAGAACAAAGTTATTGCATATTAATGACCAGTCATAAATTGTCCGAAAATAGCAAAACACGCATCCAAACCATGACTAGTACAAATGATGGTTTTGAGATTGCCGAAGTGGATTTAAGACTTCGTGGACCAGGAGATATTATGGGTACACAACAAAGCGGAATTTTAAATTTACGCATCGCAGATATTGTAAAAGATAACGACATTTTACAACACGCGCGTTATTGGGCAAAAGACCTTTTAACTAAAGATCCAAGTTTAAGTAGTCCAGAAAATGCAATTATTTTAGAGACTTACCGACAAATGAGTAAGTATAAAAACATTTGGAATTACATTAGCTAA